One region of Limnospira fusiformis SAG 85.79 genomic DNA includes:
- a CDS encoding RNA-guided endonuclease InsQ/TnpB family protein — protein sequence MVVTVLMTRAKLSRSRMRLKSQVRFWRRVGWATTRLSLTVLEFKAYGKPQQFSAIDEAVRTVQFIRNQAIRYWMDNQGTGQNDLQKLCAQLAKEFPFAAELNSMARQASAERAWSAISRFYENCKKGIPGKKGFPSFKKNNRSVEYKTSGWKLDSNRKAITFTDKKGIGRLKLKGTRDLHFYPIEQIKRVRLVKRADGYYVQFCIRVERTEFVEPSGRAIGLDVGLKEFYTDSNGETVGNPRHLRKSESRLKQSQRTVSRRKKGGQNRAKAKVVLGKRHLKISRQRKDLAVKLARCVIQSNDLVAYEDLRIRNMVRNHSLAKSISDASWYQFRVWLEYLGKVFGKSTIAVPPHRTSQECSRCGVIVQKTLSTRTHVCRCGCVMDRDYNAARNILSRGLSTVGHTGTLALDASNASGESTSTLAGAILSEQVGSLSEESPSL from the coding sequence ATGGTAGTCACGGTTCTCATGACAAGAGCCAAGTTATCGAGGAGCCGGATGAGGTTAAAGTCTCAAGTCCGGTTTTGGAGACGAGTCGGGTGGGCGACTACCCGGCTTAGTTTAACTGTACTAGAGTTCAAAGCCTACGGAAAACCCCAGCAATTCAGCGCCATAGACGAGGCGGTGAGAACAGTTCAGTTCATCCGAAACCAAGCCATCCGTTATTGGATGGACAACCAGGGAACTGGACAGAACGACCTGCAAAAGCTATGTGCTCAACTTGCTAAGGAATTCCCTTTTGCTGCTGAACTCAACAGCATGGCTCGGCAAGCATCCGCAGAAAGAGCCTGGAGTGCAATCTCTCGATTCTACGAAAACTGCAAGAAGGGTATCCCCGGAAAGAAAGGGTTTCCCTCTTTTAAGAAAAATAACCGCTCGGTAGAGTACAAAACCTCTGGGTGGAAGTTAGACTCGAATCGCAAGGCAATCACCTTCACCGACAAGAAGGGCATTGGTAGACTAAAGCTCAAAGGCACTCGTGATCTGCATTTCTATCCAATAGAGCAGATTAAGCGAGTTCGCCTCGTCAAAAGAGCCGATGGCTACTATGTTCAGTTCTGTATTCGTGTAGAACGGACTGAATTTGTTGAACCCTCTGGTCGAGCCATCGGCTTGGATGTTGGACTCAAAGAGTTCTACACCGATAGCAACGGTGAAACAGTTGGAAACCCCCGGCATCTCAGGAAAAGTGAATCACGACTAAAGCAGTCGCAGCGCACTGTTTCCAGAAGGAAGAAAGGGGGTCAGAATCGAGCCAAGGCCAAGGTGGTTCTAGGCAAGCGCCATCTCAAGATAAGTAGGCAGCGTAAAGATTTGGCTGTGAAGTTGGCAAGATGCGTAATCCAGTCTAACGACTTGGTAGCCTATGAAGATTTGAGAATCAGGAATATGGTGCGAAATCACAGCCTTGCTAAATCGATTAGCGACGCTTCCTGGTATCAGTTTAGGGTGTGGTTGGAATATTTGGGCAAGGTGTTCGGCAAGAGCACTATTGCTGTTCCACCCCACAGGACAAGCCAGGAATGCTCTCGCTGCGGTGTCATTGTGCAGAAGACTTTATCCACTCGAACTCATGTTTGTCGATGTGGATGTGTGATGGACAGGGACTATAATGCAGCGAGAAACATCCTTAGTCGGGGATTGAGTACGGTAGGGCATACCGGAACTTTGGCGCTAGACGCAAGCAACGCTTCAGGAGAATCGACCTCTACTTTGGCTGGAGCAATCCTGTCTGAGCAAGTTGGCTCGTTGAGTGAAGAATCCCCGTCGCTTTAG
- a CDS encoding DUF4079 domain-containing protein, with protein MDLPSFLWLWKIAAWSMGLSITAYLILAMTGGWMFTCSQQNASRPLWLRPLHYAIGMIMVVLVLLLLAVGIIGTIGHYGNLGHSVHLPAGLTVVALVLLSAWSAHQINPEKSWARSLHITINVILFFSFAIVSLSGWVVVQKYLP; from the coding sequence ATGGATCTGCCTTCCTTTTTGTGGTTATGGAAAATCGCCGCCTGGTCTATGGGTCTTTCCATCACCGCTTATCTGATCTTAGCAATGACAGGGGGTTGGATGTTCACCTGTAGCCAGCAAAACGCTTCCCGTCCTCTGTGGTTGCGACCCCTTCATTATGCGATCGGCATGATTATGGTGGTTTTAGTTCTATTATTGTTAGCTGTGGGCATCATCGGAACTATTGGTCACTATGGGAACCTAGGACACTCTGTACATCTTCCGGCTGGTTTGACCGTCGTGGCTTTAGTCTTGCTTTCGGCCTGGAGTGCCCACCAAATTAACCCAGAAAAATCTTGGGCGCGATCGCTTCACATTACCATCAATGTTATTCTATTCTTTAGTTTTGCGATCGTCTCCCTCAGCGGTTGGGTCGTCGTTCAAAAATATCTGCCCTAA
- the psbX gene encoding photosystem II reaction center X protein, whose translation MTPSLMNFFYSLLAGILIIVVPATVGLIFISQKDKIIRRS comes from the coding sequence ATGACACCTTCATTGATGAATTTCTTCTATAGCTTGCTGGCTGGTATCCTGATCATTGTCGTCCCGGCAACTGTTGGGTTAATCTTTATTAGCCAGAAGGATAAAATCATCCGTCGTTCTTAG
- a CDS encoding DUF1830 domain-containing protein, with the protein MSPIFDAIPPTYSDIILCYYQNATTKLEIIRISNIPGWYFEHILFPGERLLFEAVTEAKLEIYRGDRVKPNLAQVVPCIDLATKENQIAEPHLVLGCG; encoded by the coding sequence ATGTCCCCAATTTTTGATGCCATACCCCCAACCTATTCCGACATCATTTTGTGCTACTATCAAAATGCCACCACTAAATTAGAAATTATCCGAATTTCTAATATCCCCGGATGGTACTTTGAACACATTCTCTTTCCCGGAGAACGCTTACTTTTTGAAGCAGTTACCGAAGCGAAACTTGAGATTTATCGAGGCGATCGCGTAAAGCCAAACCTCGCACAAGTAGTCCCCTGTATAGATTTAGCCACCAAAGAAAATCAAATAGCAGAACCCCATTTAGTCCTTGGCTGCGGTTAA
- a CDS encoding GAF domain-containing protein: MNYGSFNILLVTNDPVYEGQLRQLLKFMRSLSVKLERYSPALESLEYNFPEYHLYIIDYTTYSLPDWIHRVLPIPVIALVDNSEAGLAALNMGATDYLPKNRLILEEIERSLRLSLALGKAHNPPIDCSAENCNITHLYHNPKFIKTIINSFPKLIYIYDVKSLKNIYVNQQLIKILGLTPEDLHNLGDRFYWEQIHPDDLPILETILEQVSALSEGEVLDIEYRLRHKNGSYRWLRSQEVPFTKDANGLAVQVLGTAQDITSHKLIESQLQESEARLQIIFNSISDSILMVDCQGIIHAVNPAGLNLFGRTSEELINHHLGLPITVGNVAELGIINPKRGLVMVEMTVAETEWLQRPFYVVCFRDITERCKTQEALQESEERFSQVVNHIQDVFWLTSPRGDKLFYISPAYEKIWGRSCQSVYDDPGSWLEAVHPDDLQSVIVNFSDQEYAQSSFIEYRIFRPNGDVLWICDRAFPIKNERGDVVRVARIAEDITNRKKTEEHLRQQAEREHLLYQLTLHISQSLNLDDILQNTVNELRHLLNLDRVLILRCHDQNLATVTHESIVPGIETIRGCKYQDYLYNHGQQDSQKEPLIIYDDDANLRAFYPQHYSFNLQAKSRISVPIYQGDNLWGLLIVHHVARLRNWANWEIQLLKQLATQLAIAIYQAELYHQLQVELNDRTQAEEALRESLVREMAITQLIQQISQTLELDRIFDNTTKDVQQILQCDSVVIHQFNNPDNYYHHLLLPDLRIISAKKNQETPHIKLVVKHLRAGQVIMADSHQDSGISASQIKLLKSLNIQAYLGVPVYVGETLWGILATYQKEPRKWLHHEVKLLTQIARQLGVAIYQAELFTQLQQAKEAADTANHAKSEFLANMSHELRTPLNAILGFTQLLGQNSGLTSQQQDYLQIIQQSGKYLLSLINEVLDLSKIEAGTVTLNPTNFNLRTLLERINTMLQIKASSKNLVLDIQLDQDIPDYVKTDESKLRQVLVNLLDNAIKFTDAGYVTLRGSFVSSVSQLYFEVEDTGPGITPDEQERLFQPFVQTDVGRRHQQGTGLGLAISQQYVNLMGGKITIVSVVDGGAKFMFNLPVEVINSENIDLEYLPEEELTIDDISCINLAPNQPNYRILLVEDNFNHRQLLVNILTPLGFQIQEAENGQQALDLWQLWHPHLILMDMRMPVMDGYQATQQIRQTPQGQSTIIIAITAHAFESERSSILATGCNDLIHKPFNIKTLLDCISVNLGVNYIYAKSISNSRSSTQLGPPRLTTKDIAILDHQWIQQFYRAAMAARESQLRDLIAEIPPDNTVIIQALTWYVNHLYFDQIIDLMEPYTHE; the protein is encoded by the coding sequence ATGAACTACGGATCCTTTAATATTCTCCTGGTAACAAATGATCCTGTTTACGAAGGCCAACTCCGACAGTTGCTAAAATTTATGCGATCGCTTTCTGTTAAATTAGAGCGATACTCCCCCGCCTTGGAGTCCTTAGAGTATAATTTCCCTGAATATCATCTTTATATTATCGATTATACTACATATTCCCTCCCAGATTGGATTCATCGGGTACTACCTATCCCAGTTATTGCCTTAGTTGACAACTCAGAGGCGGGTCTAGCTGCTTTGAATATGGGTGCTACAGATTATCTGCCCAAAAATCGACTTATTCTTGAGGAAATAGAGCGATCGCTAAGATTAAGTTTAGCTTTAGGTAAAGCCCATAATCCCCCAATTGACTGCTCCGCAGAAAATTGTAATATTACCCATTTATATCACAACCCAAAATTCATAAAAACCATAATTAATAGTTTTCCAAAATTGATATATATTTATGATGTCAAAAGCTTGAAAAATATTTATGTAAATCAACAATTAATTAAGATACTTGGTTTGACACCAGAAGATTTACACAATTTGGGCGATCGCTTTTATTGGGAGCAGATCCACCCCGATGATTTACCTATATTAGAAACCATATTAGAGCAAGTTTCAGCCTTATCAGAGGGTGAAGTTTTAGATATTGAATACCGCCTACGCCATAAAAATGGCTCCTATCGCTGGCTGCGATCGCAAGAAGTGCCATTTACCAAAGATGCCAATGGTCTGGCTGTACAAGTCTTAGGAACCGCCCAAGATATTACTTCCCACAAACTCATAGAATCCCAACTGCAAGAAAGCGAAGCTCGTTTACAAATAATTTTTAATAGTATTTCTGACAGTATTTTAATGGTAGATTGCCAAGGGATAATTCATGCGGTTAATCCCGCCGGATTAAATTTATTTGGGCGCACTTCAGAAGAGTTAATTAACCACCATTTGGGATTACCAATAACCGTGGGAAATGTAGCAGAATTAGGAATTATTAACCCCAAACGGGGACTGGTCATGGTAGAAATGACTGTGGCTGAAACTGAGTGGTTACAACGACCGTTTTATGTAGTTTGTTTTCGGGATATTACAGAGCGATGTAAAACCCAAGAAGCTCTACAGGAAAGTGAAGAGAGATTTAGCCAAGTAGTTAATCATATTCAAGATGTTTTCTGGCTGACCAGTCCTAGGGGAGACAAGTTGTTTTATATCAGTCCAGCCTACGAAAAAATTTGGGGTCGTAGTTGTCAGAGTGTTTATGATGATCCTGGCTCCTGGTTAGAAGCAGTACATCCTGATGATTTACAGTCGGTAATCGTCAATTTTTCCGACCAAGAATATGCTCAATCTAGCTTTATAGAATATCGCATATTTAGACCTAATGGTGATGTTTTGTGGATTTGCGATCGGGCTTTCCCTATTAAGAATGAGCGCGGTGATGTGGTTAGAGTTGCTCGCATTGCTGAAGATATTACTAACCGGAAAAAAACCGAAGAACACCTACGCCAACAGGCGGAAAGAGAGCATCTTCTTTATCAACTAACCCTCCATATTAGTCAATCTCTCAATCTTGATGATATTCTGCAAAATACAGTTAATGAGTTGCGTCACTTACTTAACTTAGATCGGGTGTTGATTCTCCGCTGTCATGACCAAAACTTAGCCACTGTTACCCATGAATCAATTGTGCCAGGAATTGAGACAATTCGGGGCTGTAAATATCAGGATTATTTGTATAATCATGGTCAACAAGATAGCCAAAAAGAACCATTAATTATCTATGATGATGATGCTAATCTTAGAGCCTTTTATCCGCAGCATTATTCCTTTAATCTGCAAGCAAAATCTCGGATTTCTGTACCAATTTATCAGGGAGATAATTTATGGGGTCTGTTAATTGTCCATCATGTAGCACGTCTGCGAAACTGGGCAAATTGGGAAATTCAGCTTCTTAAACAATTGGCAACCCAATTGGCGATCGCTATTTACCAAGCCGAACTTTATCATCAGTTACAAGTAGAATTAAATGACCGAACTCAAGCCGAGGAAGCCTTGCGAGAAAGCCTAGTCAGGGAAATGGCAATTACCCAACTCATTCAACAGATTAGTCAAACCTTAGAACTAGATCGGATTTTTGACAATACTACCAAAGATGTACAACAAATTTTACAATGTGATAGCGTCGTGATTCATCAATTCAATAACCCTGACAATTACTACCACCATTTATTATTACCAGATTTGCGAATTATATCCGCGAAAAAGAACCAAGAAACTCCCCATATTAAACTGGTAGTCAAGCATCTGAGAGCGGGTCAAGTTATCATGGCTGACAGTCACCAAGATAGTGGCATTTCTGCTAGTCAGATTAAATTATTAAAGAGTCTAAATATTCAAGCATATTTAGGAGTTCCTGTTTATGTAGGCGAAACCCTGTGGGGTATCTTAGCCACCTACCAAAAAGAACCCCGTAAATGGCTCCACCATGAAGTAAAATTGCTAACCCAAATTGCTCGACAGTTAGGAGTTGCTATCTACCAAGCCGAATTATTTACCCAACTTCAACAAGCCAAAGAAGCCGCCGACACCGCCAACCACGCCAAAAGCGAATTTTTAGCTAATATGAGCCATGAACTGCGTACTCCTCTCAATGCTATTCTGGGTTTTACCCAACTTTTAGGGCAAAATTCCGGTCTAACTTCCCAACAACAAGACTATCTACAAATTATCCAACAATCAGGAAAATATCTATTATCCCTAATTAATGAAGTCCTGGATTTATCCAAAATAGAAGCGGGAACAGTAACCTTAAATCCCACCAATTTTAACCTGAGAACTTTGCTAGAACGGATTAATACCATGCTCCAAATTAAGGCAAGTTCTAAGAATTTAGTTCTGGATATACAGTTAGATCAAGATATTCCGGATTATGTCAAAACTGATGAATCAAAACTTCGGCAAGTTTTGGTCAATTTACTAGATAATGCTATCAAGTTTACCGATGCTGGTTATGTCACCCTGCGCGGATCATTTGTTAGCTCTGTTAGCCAACTTTATTTTGAGGTAGAAGATACCGGACCTGGTATTACTCCCGACGAACAAGAACGCTTATTTCAACCATTTGTACAAACCGATGTGGGTCGCAGACATCAACAAGGTACTGGTCTGGGTTTAGCAATTTCTCAGCAATATGTTAATTTAATGGGGGGCAAAATTACCATTGTTAGTGTGGTAGATGGTGGGGCAAAATTTATGTTTAATCTCCCCGTTGAAGTGATTAACTCCGAAAATATTGACCTCGAATATCTCCCAGAAGAAGAATTAACTATCGATGATATTAGCTGCATTAATCTCGCTCCTAATCAACCAAATTATCGGATTTTATTGGTAGAAGATAATTTTAACCATCGCCAACTATTAGTTAATATTTTAACTCCCTTGGGTTTTCAAATACAAGAAGCAGAAAATGGTCAACAGGCTTTGGATTTATGGCAACTGTGGCATCCACACCTAATTTTAATGGATATGAGAATGCCAGTGATGGACGGTTATCAAGCTACCCAACAGATTAGACAAACTCCACAGGGTCAGTCTACCATCATTATTGCCATTACCGCTCATGCTTTTGAGTCAGAGCGATCGTCAATTCTGGCGACAGGCTGTAATGACTTAATTCATAAACCTTTTAATATTAAAACCCTTCTTGATTGCATTAGTGTCAATCTTGGGGTAAACTATATTTATGCAAAATCTATCTCTAACTCTCGTTCCTCAACTCAGTTAGGGCCTCCTCGCTTAACTACAAAGGATATTGCTATTTTAGACCATCAATGGATTCAACAGTTCTATCGAGCAGCTATGGCAGCTAGGGAGTCTCAACTTAGGGATTTAATTGCTGAAATTCCTCCAGATAATACGGTAATTATTCAAGCTTTAACTTGGTATGTTAATCATCTTTACTTTGACCAAATTATTGATTTAATGGAGCCATATACCCATGAATAA
- a CDS encoding iron uptake porin, protein MNGNSFKHLWFSMMVLQIMATILPSTAIANPDLPTSDTWEQLQRYSQEGKKKPQQSQVTSVSQLSDVQPTDWAFQALQSLVERFGCIAGYPDGTFRGNRALSRYEFAAGVNTCLDRISEIIAAETSDRMTQGELLAVKRLQEEFAAELSLLRQDIRRIDTRLDQIENNQFSLTTQLRGEAIFALTDAFGEDTGTDQTVFQNRIRLDFNTSFTGRDLLLTRLQSGNASSFNRGVIGEGTQTFNIVGDTENQVQLERLFYQFPVSDRLYFILAAKGVTWDDFVPTLNPYIDDYDGGKGSLSAFGQRNPIYRLGGGAGIGINYEFRDHSLTSIFGPTSLSVGYLTPTATNSQPSQGLFNGDFSILAQLTVTPTDNLQFALTYNHSYFTPGNFGFDNGQNNGPVFNRTTGEVNRNAFNGYTGTGIANSLLGLTNGLNPLGVATGVSSHSYGLQLSWRVHPQVILGGWGGYTAARARGVADGQIWNYAITVALPDLFHEGSLGGVIIGREPYLANLDASGRLGRTLPTDSSWHLEGFYRYQLNDYLSITPGIILITNPNQSDRHQDLVIGTIRTTFTF, encoded by the coding sequence ATGAACGGCAACAGTTTTAAACACCTGTGGTTTTCTATGATGGTTCTCCAGATCATGGCGACAATATTACCATCAACAGCGATCGCCAACCCAGACCTCCCCACCTCAGACACCTGGGAACAACTCCAACGTTACAGCCAGGAAGGCAAAAAAAAGCCCCAACAATCTCAAGTTACCTCCGTTTCCCAACTTAGCGACGTTCAACCCACAGACTGGGCTTTTCAAGCCTTACAATCTCTAGTAGAAAGATTTGGCTGTATAGCAGGTTATCCCGACGGAACCTTTCGCGGAAATAGGGCCTTAAGTCGCTATGAATTTGCCGCCGGAGTCAATACTTGTCTCGATCGCATTTCAGAAATCATCGCCGCCGAAACTAGCGATCGTATGACCCAAGGAGAATTACTCGCCGTTAAACGTCTCCAGGAAGAATTTGCCGCCGAATTAAGCCTATTACGACAGGACATTCGCCGCATAGATACCCGTCTCGACCAAATCGAGAATAATCAGTTTTCCCTCACTACTCAACTGCGAGGGGAGGCAATTTTCGCCCTAACTGATGCTTTTGGAGAAGACACCGGAACCGATCAAACCGTATTCCAAAATCGCATTCGTCTCGACTTTAACACCAGTTTTACCGGACGAGATTTGTTATTGACCCGCCTACAAAGTGGTAACGCCTCCAGCTTTAACCGAGGAGTTATCGGGGAGGGAACCCAAACCTTTAACATTGTCGGTGATACAGAAAATCAAGTTCAGCTAGAACGCCTATTCTATCAATTTCCCGTCAGCGATCGTCTTTATTTCATCCTCGCCGCCAAAGGAGTTACCTGGGATGATTTTGTTCCTACCCTCAACCCCTATATTGATGACTACGACGGCGGAAAAGGCAGTTTAAGCGCCTTTGGTCAACGTAACCCCATCTACCGACTCGGGGGAGGCGCTGGAATTGGTATCAATTATGAATTTCGCGATCACAGTTTAACCAGCATCTTCGGTCCCACATCCCTATCTGTCGGATATCTCACCCCCACCGCCACCAATTCACAACCATCACAAGGCTTATTTAACGGCGATTTTTCCATTCTGGCACAATTGACTGTTACCCCCACAGATAACCTACAATTTGCCCTAACTTATAACCATAGTTACTTTACCCCCGGAAACTTTGGCTTTGATAATGGTCAGAACAATGGCCCCGTTTTTAATCGCACCACCGGAGAAGTTAACCGCAATGCCTTTAACGGCTACACTGGTACTGGCATAGCTAATTCCCTGCTGGGATTAACCAACGGACTTAACCCCCTAGGGGTCGCCACAGGCGTTTCTAGTCATTCTTATGGCCTACAATTATCTTGGCGTGTTCACCCTCAAGTTATCCTCGGAGGTTGGGGAGGATATACCGCCGCTAGGGCTCGTGGTGTCGCTGATGGGCAAATTTGGAACTATGCTATCACTGTGGCATTACCTGATTTATTCCATGAAGGCAGTTTAGGCGGCGTGATCATTGGTCGGGAACCATATCTGGCTAATCTTGATGCTTCAGGAAGGTTGGGGCGTACCCTTCCCACTGACTCATCCTGGCATTTGGAGGGGTTTTATCGTTATCAGTTAAATGATTATCTTTCCATTACTCCAGGTATCATTTTGATTACTAATCCTAATCAAAGCGATCGACATCAAGACCTCGTAATTGGCACGATCAGAACTACCTTTACATTCTAG
- a CDS encoding SIMPL domain-containing protein, with translation MRFLGLANFDTFIQPIIQGRNTIMNTTRLSRNSINPWGAIAALSLGLGFISLPFVPPVVAQEQMARTLTVSGEGIVTIPTTLTQVQLGVEVQGRTAQEVQQEAARRTSAVVELLRSRNVEKLETAGIRLNPNYNHRNNQRELIGYSATNSVTFRLKTEEVGNLLDQAVNAGATRIDGISFVAADADLTAAHKQALQLATQQAQQQADTVLDTLNLNRREIVNIQINHISSPVPRPMMRSDALASAPEASTPVIGGEQEVRASVTLQIRY, from the coding sequence ATGCGATTTTTGGGGTTAGCAAACTTTGACACATTTATCCAGCCTATAATTCAGGGGAGAAATACCATCATGAATACAACCCGCTTATCTCGTAATTCTATCAACCCCTGGGGGGCGATCGCTGCTTTATCCTTGGGTTTGGGGTTTATCAGTCTTCCTTTTGTCCCTCCGGTGGTCGCCCAGGAACAAATGGCGAGAACATTAACGGTCAGTGGTGAAGGTATCGTGACTATTCCCACGACGTTAACTCAGGTACAGCTTGGGGTGGAAGTTCAAGGGAGAACAGCCCAAGAGGTTCAGCAAGAAGCGGCTAGACGTACATCAGCGGTGGTAGAATTACTGCGATCGCGCAATGTTGAAAAGTTGGAAACGGCGGGAATTCGCCTCAACCCCAACTATAACCATCGCAATAACCAACGAGAGTTAATCGGCTATAGCGCGACCAATAGCGTGACGTTTCGCCTCAAAACGGAGGAGGTTGGGAACTTACTTGATCAGGCGGTAAATGCTGGCGCTACTCGCATTGATGGTATTAGTTTTGTGGCTGCTGATGCTGATCTGACTGCCGCCCACAAACAAGCCCTACAGTTGGCGACTCAACAAGCCCAGCAACAGGCTGATACTGTGTTAGATACCTTGAACTTGAACCGCCGGGAAATTGTCAATATTCAGATCAATCATATCAGCAGCCCTGTTCCTAGACCGATGATGCGATCGGACGCTTTAGCCAGCGCCCCAGAGGCTTCAACCCCTGTTATTGGAGGGGAACAAGAGGTTAGGGCTTCGGTGACATTACAAATTCGATATTAA
- a CDS encoding AAA-like domain-containing protein, which translates to MINTLVYIMIITMNGKALPILDMEFEYPNDPVPLNSPFYIDHPSIEELAYREIQKPGSVIRIRAPRKMGKSSLLQRILSYGKQNNYYIVNLDLRQTEASILSDLKRFLRWFCANVGHFLNLPSRLDDYWDEDIGSKVSCTIYLKYLLNLIDSPLIITINEVNYLFEYPQVAGEFLPMLRSWHEEAKQSEEMQKLRLVMVHSTEVYIPLKLNQSPFNVGLPIRLPFFTQEQVKDLAKRHGIEDTDGNLVTSLMDMVGGHPYLVRLALYHLVVTPDNDKKSISDRLQKIISEAYTQGGIYHQHLCEQLAILKDQAELLQILQLIVMSNDGIIVEPIAAYKLESLGLVRLEGNQAIASCQLYRQYFQSLYEKGIFNEYSRLHQLEAMNQQLEKLANIDDLTQVPNRRFLFSSLEKQWQKHSYTGEVISIILCDIDCFKLYNDTYGHIAGDKCLQKVAKVLQSSLHR; encoded by the coding sequence ATGATCAACACCTTAGTATATATTATGATAATTACTATGAACGGCAAAGCCTTACCTATTTTAGATATGGAATTTGAGTACCCTAATGATCCTGTACCCCTGAATTCACCCTTTTATATTGATCACCCGTCTATTGAAGAACTAGCCTACCGAGAAATACAGAAACCGGGAAGTGTGATCCGTATTCGTGCGCCTAGGAAAATGGGTAAAAGTTCTCTGTTGCAAAGAATCTTGTCTTATGGTAAACAGAATAATTATTATATAGTCAACTTAGATTTAAGACAAACTGAAGCCTCAATTTTATCAGATCTGAAACGTTTTTTGCGGTGGTTTTGTGCTAATGTCGGTCATTTCCTAAATTTACCATCTAGGTTAGATGACTATTGGGATGAAGATATCGGCAGTAAAGTTAGCTGTACAATTTATCTAAAATACTTGCTAAATTTAATCGACTCACCTCTGATTATAACCATTAATGAAGTTAACTATCTGTTTGAGTATCCCCAAGTGGCGGGGGAGTTTTTGCCGATGTTGCGCTCCTGGCATGAGGAAGCCAAGCAATCGGAAGAAATGCAAAAATTGCGATTAGTTATGGTACATTCAACGGAGGTTTATATTCCCCTAAAATTAAATCAATCTCCCTTTAATGTAGGACTCCCGATCCGACTGCCATTTTTCACACAAGAACAGGTGAAAGATTTAGCTAAACGTCATGGGATAGAGGATACTGATGGCAATTTAGTCACGTCATTAATGGATATGGTGGGAGGTCATCCCTACTTAGTTAGGTTAGCTTTATATCATCTGGTAGTCACCCCAGATAATGATAAAAAAAGCATAAGCGATCGCCTCCAAAAAATTATCAGCGAAGCCTATACTCAAGGGGGGATTTATCATCAACATTTGTGCGAACAATTAGCGATTCTTAAAGACCAAGCAGAACTATTACAAATTTTACAGTTGATTGTGATGTCTAATGACGGGATAATAGTCGAACCCATTGCAGCTTATAAATTGGAGAGTTTGGGGTTAGTCAGGCTAGAAGGAAATCAAGCGATCGCCAGTTGTCAACTCTATCGCCAGTATTTTCAAAGCCTGTATGAAAAAGGAATATTTAATGAATATTCTCGCCTGCATCAACTAGAAGCTATGAATCAGCAACTGGAGAAACTCGCCAATATAGATGATTTAACTCAAGTCCCCAATCGTCGTTTTCTGTTTTCATCTTTAGAAAAACAATGGCAAAAACATAGTTATACAGGGGAAGTTATTTCGATAATTTTGTGTGATATTGACTGCTTTAAGCTGTATAATGATACTTATGGACATATTGCGGGGGATAAGTGCTTGCAAAAAGTCGCGAAAGTTCTCCAATCTAGTCTTCATCGTTAA
- a CDS encoding HAS-barrel domain-containing protein: protein MRLPFPQFEINNRHHNHFAEVIETSTSEFLAQCLEPEDLSFPVMPPFGSWVTAIDEESNNRVYGVVYHATTSPIDSVHRARALGLSLEELREQQPQIFAMLKTEFKAAIVGFEKTSGGLNGSTPQRGQIYQYIPPRPPQIHQAVYRCESEDIVYFSESLDFLASLLQVMNAPVDSLVAATIREIYHKRNCDRSWLIEAGRSISVLLKDDYDRLRMILKQIHP from the coding sequence ATGCGTCTTCCCTTTCCTCAGTTTGAGATCAACAACCGTCACCATAACCACTTTGCCGAGGTGATAGAAACATCAACCTCCGAATTTTTAGCCCAGTGTTTAGAACCAGAAGACCTCAGTTTTCCAGTAATGCCCCCCTTTGGTAGTTGGGTAACAGCAATTGATGAGGAGTCCAATAATCGCGTCTATGGCGTAGTTTACCACGCCACCACCAGCCCCATTGACTCCGTACATAGAGCCAGGGCTTTAGGCTTATCCCTGGAAGAATTGCGGGAACAGCAGCCCCAAATTTTCGCCATGTTGAAAACAGAATTTAAGGCTGCTATTGTCGGCTTTGAGAAAACCTCCGGGGGGCTAAATGGTTCCACACCACAACGGGGACAGATTTACCAATATATCCCCCCCCGACCTCCCCAAATTCATCAAGCTGTGTATCGGTGTGAGTCGGAGGACATAGTTTATTTTAGCGAAAGCCTGGATTTTTTAGCCAGCTTACTACAAGTGATGAATGCCCCGGTAGACTCTTTAGTGGCAGCAACTATCCGGGAAATATATCATAAGCGAAATTGCGATCGCAGTTGGTTAATTGAAGCCGGACGGTCTATTAGTGTCCTGCTCAAAGATGATTACGATCGCCTGCGAATGATTTTAAAACAAATTCACCCCTAA